The Calditrichia bacterium genomic interval TCGCTCCTTTTCGAACACGCTGCGGACGGTGAAAGACGTGTCGCGCGGCACGGACAATCGCGACTGCGCAGCCAATCCGCCGATCAATAGCAGCGCAACCAACACACTGTTTTTTATGGAATTATGATTCAAATTCAGAAGTTCACCGTCACCGGTTGATTCATTTTTTCCACCAGATCATCCAGATATTTCATGAATTCCGATTCTGTGCGAATGCCGCCCGGCTCCAGCTCCCACGCCGCCAGAAAATAATATTGCAGCTTTCCGTTTTTGGGTTTGAGCACCACAACTTCGCTATGGTCGTCGCTTTCAAACGACAGAAAATCCGCCTGCCGGAAGAGCACCGCCATTCCCAAATTGTCCGCGTTCAAACTCTGTTTTCCAAATGTGGCGAGGTAGCCCCAACTGCCGGCGTTCACGGATTTGTTGAGCAGCCGCGTTTCGGGATGTTTGACGATGCCCGTGCACAGATTTTCGGGATTGCCGGAAATTTGCACATCGTGGCGGGTGAGACGGCTGCCCGCGGTGATCGATAAATCGGAAATCAAATTGTATGTTTCCCCGGCAATTTCCCAGCCGGAATACACCGTGCGGATTTGCGAATAAATCGCGCCGTTGGCGAGCACATCGCTGCGAAGGCTGTCGGTTTTTGCCACGCGATGCGCTTTGCCATCGTGCCACATGCCGATCGAACCGATGCCCAGCGATTCGCCAACTTTGAGGATGTCCATCCCCCAATCACTCATCTCGTGATACGAATCGAAGCCGTCCAGCCCGACATTTTGCAACACCATTTCCGGGGTTGTTTTGCCAAAAATGTCGGTGGCGTTGCGCCAGTCGAGATAAAAGCGGTAGCCAACCTTGTCCGATTCCCAACCCGGGCCCTCGTATCGGATAAAATAGGAGTGATCGGTGTGCTCGGGCGGCACGCGCAGCGATGTCACATTGCGAAATTCCCCGTCGATATATTTGCGGTTTTCGAAAGATCCGCCAAATTTATGGGCAATTTCCGCCTGCGTTCGTTTGGGATAATCGCGCATTTTTGCGCTGGTTTCCGCAAAAAACAGGGTGAGTTGTTGCTGTTGGTTCGCGGTAAAATCCGCCAGCACGGCAATTTTTTCGGGGGAGCCGTCGCCATCTGCATCGATTGCCTGACCGGGCAGCTCGGTTTTTCCAGCGAACGCCACAAACGCGGCGGGATTGAATGTCGGCTGCGCAGCTTTGATTTTCGAGATATCCAGATAAATCAGCTCGTCCTGACGGGAAATTGCAGCGGGATTTTCTAACGCAATGTTCACCGATCCGGGATATGCCGATTGGATTTCCGCCGTACCGGCTGATTCGCTATTGCAGCCCAAAAACAGCGCCGGCAGCAGCGCAAACAGTAGTGACAACTTTTTCATAATAAATATCCTTTTATGTGGGCGTTATTGTTCAACTTTTGGAATAGCGAACGATGCGCCAATGGAACGTTCCGTAATATATGCTGTTGATGCGATGATATCGCCGGAAACCAGCGCCATAAATCCGGCGAGGTCATCCGGCAGAATCGCTTCCACAGAAACAAACGTTAATCTGTTGATATCCAAAAATCGCTGTTGAAAAATACGAAACGGCTTTCCGGCGGCATTCTCGAAAACCGGTGTGCCGCGAACGCTGACGATTTCATCAAAAGTGAGAATCAGCGACGTGCCGCGAATTTCCGCAGCCACAACCTTGATCGGCGCGCGATTTTCCGGGTCCCATTTTCCGGCAAACGTCCACGCCGCTGTGATCATTTCCGGCGACGGACTGTCCGCTGCGGTGTGTAGATTATCCGCCAGCCAACCGAATGATTCTCCGGATTTTTGGCTGTTGTAAAAATAATTCCTGTCTGAAAAATACGCCGGATTGTTGCGCAGCGTATCTTCGGGATAGATTTTCCGGAAGATCGGCTGATCCGCCATGTTTTCCGAAAAACGGCAATCGAGCAGATAAAACTGGGCGTCGTAATGGTGCCGCCCCAACTGAAAACCCGGCACGCCGTCGAAATCGGAATTGCGGATCACCAATTTCTGTCCGGGATCGTAACCGCCGGCGTGCCAGAGCGCTGCCGTGGCTTTAACTTCGTAAAATTGCGAATCGCGAATAAAACACCAGCCACGCGGACAAACAAAATCCACCGCGCCTTCAAACCGGCAATTCGCATGATAATACATCCCGTTTTTGTATTCCCACAGCGAAACCGTGTCCGCGCCTTTGCTTAGCACATTGCAATTTACGATGACGGTTCGCGTGCCTTTCCCGTACACCGCGAATGCGTGTGAAACGATTTCCAGCTGCGAATTTTCGATGGTGAGATTATCCAGCACCACATCATCGCCGTGAATGTTAACGACCGCCGGACCGATGCAATCCGTTTTCGCGTCCCAATCCGAACGCAACTGGCTGAACCGGATAATTGTGCTGTCCCGGCTTTCGCCACGCAACGTGATGTAATTTTGGGAGATGCGGATTTTCTCTGCATACACCCCGTTTTTCACAAAAATGACCACGCGCGGATAGGAAAATGTGGTGACTTTCATCAGCGCTTCGGTAATCGTGCGCATCATCGCCGTTGCCGGCGGCATCCACAACAATATCCGCATGTCCGATCGCCAACAGTGGAATCGCAGCGAGCAAGTTGATTAAAAACAGCAGATTACGAAAGCGGCTTTTCATAGTTTTCATCGCGACTGATTTTTAGTGAAAAACTATACGCCCGTCGGAAACAGGCGTATGGCTGTGTAAAAAATATTTTCTCAGGTTAATTCTATTTCATGAACATCATTTTTTCGTTTGGGAAAAATCGCCGGTTTGGAGGCGGTAAAAATAAATGCCCGATGAAAATTCCCCGGTTTTGAACACCACGCTGTGGCGCGCCCGGCGGGCAGTTGGTTGTCCACCAGCGTTGCGACAAGCTGACCCAACATGTTGAAAATCTGCAAGGTTGCATGCCCGGATTTGGGCATCTGGAATGCAATGGTCGTGCTCGGGTTGAACGGATTCGGGTAATTCTGCGAGAGCGCGTAAGTTATTGGCAAAGCTTGACTTGGATCATCGTCATTGATGCTCAAAATCGGCTCATCGACAAACAAGCTGTCCGGGATGATGCTTTCGCCGGGCGCGTAAACGCCAGAAGTGTCAAAAATGAACCAGTCGAGATAAAATCCGTAGGTGTTGCCGTCGCTGCCATCGCCCCAGCGCAGATCGTTGGTTGAATTGGCGGCGGCGGTTGCTCCACTCAAAAACTGCACGGGCTGCTCATCGAGATACACGGTCGATGTCCCGTTTTGGAAGGTGATGCGATAGGTGTGCCAGCCATCCGTGCGATACCCCAGTGGTGCGGCAACATCCGCGCGATCAAGTTCAACCTGACCGTCGGGGAACACAAAAGCCGTTCGCGGAGCGCACCATCGCGATATTCCACCTCAAATGCGCGATCGTAATCAGTTGGATAGATTGGCTTTACGCGAAATGCAACGGTAGCGCCGTCCGCCGGATTCATGTTCCAGTCGAGCCCGTACATGATCCGGTTGGCGCCGGGCGTTTTGAATTCGAGCAGTTTGTTGCCGGGGATTTCCGGATCATCGATTACCCAAACAGTCGTGTCCGGCGGCGTGACCACATTATCTTCGAGAAACGCTGGAATATTTTCTGCCGGCAGCACGCTGGCATCGTATACTTGCCATTGCTGCCCGGGACTAACAAAACCGGCTCTGCCCGCGCCAGCCTGAACTATCGCAGGCACATCGGCTGCGTTATCGGGCGTATATAAATATGGCGGTTCGGGGGCATCACCGCGGGTTTCCGGCGCGTTGACGCAATTATCAAAAATATTGTTGCGTTCCACCAAATCGCCCTGTGCAGAAACACCGACATTCACCAGCGTCGGGTTGTCCACATTCAAAAGTAGTTGCTTTCCACCAGCACATTGGCGTCCATTGTGGAGCCGACGCCGTAATTGTTGCCGACATAATAATTGTTGTAAATATGAGCCAAAGCCGAAAATCGCACCCGAGGGTGGCGCTGAACCGTATCATTGAACCAGTTGTGATGATAGGTTACATGGAATTTCCCGGAATCCTGCGCGGCGTTGTTGTCGTCGTGCCCAATCAGGCTGGTTTTATCGTGATTGCTGAACGTATTCCACGAAACCGTGATGTAATCCGAACCGCGTTTGATATCCAGCAATCCGTCGAACGAACTGCGCAAATCGCAATGATCCACCCAGATGTGATGCGATCTTTCCTGAATATTAATCGCATCGTCGTTGCTGTTTTCAATGAGTAAATTGCGGATGATGATGTTCGAAACATTGGACATGTTCAATCCACTGCCGGTAATAACACCTTTATTTCCAACCCCTACGACTGTTTTGTTGGAGCGAAAGGGTGCCATGCTGGTCAATTCTATCGTATCCACAACCTGAATAATAAAAGGTTCTGTCTGAAAAATATAATCTAAAAAATCCGCTGTTGAATTTACAGTAACGATCGATCCGCCGGCGCCGCCTGTTGTACCGTTTTGTCCCAGTGTGTTTTCACCAGCAAAACCTTCCGGAATGGCATTTTGTGCGATGATCTTATTATTAAAGAACAGCGTTATTATTAACAATAGCAAACATATGATATCCAATATTGAACATTTTGATTTTTTCACAATTTTCACTCTGTCATTTTGGGTCGACCAGATAGGTCAATTTGAATTTTCCATTCAGATCATTTATTGTCATGAAAGAATTCTATAACAGAAAAACAAACGGACTGGCTGAAGTTACTTTTCAATAATTTCAAACTACCTTTTTTACTCACATAAACTGTTCAAATAATTTTCCAAATTTGTATATCCGTCACCATTGTTATCTTCATTACGATCAGCCGGATTTGCGGGATCGAGGTGGTTGTTAATTTCCCAATCATCAGCCATACCGTCGTGATCCTGATCAGAAGGTGCAACGGCAGTATGCAATTTTGGCCATCCGCCAACTGAAAGTTGCGAATCAATTATTCCGGTTTGCGGACCGTAACTATCACCAAATCCGGCTGTGCCGGACCGAACTTCGTAGATGATTCGTTGATCAACCGGATCGCGTTTCGGATAAATCGCACCCGCGTATGCGAGCACTTTTTCAAAAGCTTCTGCAGCAGTTTCTGTGCTGATTTTCGGGGCGTTGAAGGGCTTTTCAGCAATCGTAATGTTATCGACATATTTGCCCTGTACACCGCCGGCCCAGTTATTTTTCGAAACTTCTGGATAACCTGTAACAAAATTTTCTGCGATATACCAACTGCTGGTAGAATCCCACGGTTCAACGATTCGGTTCTTATGTATGGATCCCGGACCTGATTTGTAATAATTGCCAATCAGATTGTGCTGCCCTCCTTCACCGCCATATGCACTATTGAATCCCCAGTTGTAAATCACATTATTACGGAAGTCAACAATTTCCGAATCCGGCTCATGATGATAGCGGCTGCCATGAAAACGCGGATTTCGGCTGGCATTATGTGCAATCAGGTTATGATGAAAAGTTGCACCTTTTCCGCCCCAGATACCGCCATAACCATGATCACCTTTTTTGTGGAATGAACGGTGCAAACTTTCGCTGATGATACACCACTGCATCGTACTGTTGACGTTATCCCGAACAGTTGCCGTTTCATCGATCCCCCAACTTATGGAGCAGTGATCGATTATTATGTTTTTTTGAAAAATTGAAGTGAGTGCATCTTCTTCCTGGCGATAGACATCTCCGAGCCGCAATCGCAAGAATCGGACAATGACATTGTCAGCTTCGATGATGAGGGGAAAATTTCTGATGCAGATACCATCTCCAGGCGCAGTTTGGCCGGCGATAGTCAAATTTCCTTGAACAATTCGCAGAGCAGATTGCAATTCGATGGTACCGGAAACACGAAAGACAATGGTACGGCAGCCTTCCGATTCAATAGCCTTGCGCAAACTACCGTCACCAGTGTCGTTCAAATTAGTCACTTCCAGAACGATGCCGCCGCGTCCACCACTGGTATATTGCCCAAACCCTTCTGCCCCGGGAAAAGCTAATTGCCGGGCATCCAGGTTTATCGAAAAGAAACATACCATGCAGCTGATGATCAATCTGAACTTAATGAGTTGATATGACTGAAACAACATTAGCGATACCCGCGTTTTAATAATCGTTTCTAACGCATCACAATTCACTTATTTCAATGCTGTCCTTGTCCGTTTATGTAAACATCGTTCAAATTTAAATTTAAATAATGGCTTAAAATGTTGCCGTCTTCAACACCATCAAAACGGCATTGAGTGAGATATAAATTTGTGATAGGCGATCGTTCATATCCATCCAACGCAAAGGCGTATTTGCTTTTTTTACTTGTAACATTCTCAATGAAAATATTGCGAACAACCGGTGTGAACTTGCCCACATCGCCTTCACCGTAATAAAAATTGATGCGAACAACGGCGTCACTCACCTCGCCGACAGTCACGTTTCGCATGAATACATTTTCCACTACCCCACCCCGCAGGGAATTAGTTTTGATGCGCAGCGCCCGGTCCAGATTTGGGCTGTCCATCACACAATCTTCGATGAACACGTTGCGCACATCGCCGCTCATTTCGCTGCCAATAACCACGCCGCCGTGCCCGTCTTTCATGTTACATCCGGTTACGATAATATTTTCGCTGGGCATGTTCACCCGCCGGCCATCGGCGTTTCGCCCGGATTTTATGGCGATGCAATCATCACCCGTATCAAAATAGCAATTTTTGATGAGCACATTCCGGGAAGATTCCGGGTTGCAGCCATCGTTGTTCGGGCCGTGGCTGATCACTTTTACATTTTGAATGGTTACATTTTCGCTCAAAACGGGGTGAATGACCCACATTGGGGAACGAATGATTGTCAAGCTATCTATCAATATATTCTTGCACTTATATGGTTGAATAAAATTGGTGCGTAAATATTTACCTTCACCAAAAATACGTTCTGCTACCGGCGTCATTTTTTCCGGCATTTCGTAAAGTTCGTCGGTAGTTGAATTGCCATTCGGCGTTCCGGGAAGCCAACCATATATTTCCTGACCTTTCCACGGCCACCAGCTATCCGTTCCACCCTGCCCGTCCAGCGTTCCGCTGCCGGTTATCGCAATATTTTCTGCTTCAAACGCATAAATAAACGGTGAATAATTATAGCACTCAATGCCTTCAAAACGGGTGAACACCAACGGCAAATATTTTGCCGGATCTTTGGTGAACCGAACCGTGGCGTTTTTGCTGATGTGCAAATTAACGTTGCTTTTGAGATGGATGGCACCAGTCATAAAAATGCCGGGCGGAACCACAACCCTGCCACCACCGGCGGCATTGCAAGCTGCAATTGCTTTCCGGAATGCCTCGGTGTTGTCTGTTGTGCTGTCGCCGGTTGCGCCAAACTCCGTTACCAAAAAATCGTTGTCCTCAAATGTCGGCGGCACAATCTGGTCCAAAATATAGTCGAGTTTGTCCCAACCGACGGTTGGCTCGGATTTTGAAATATTACATCCTGTGAAAGAAAATGCGACGATCCACATTAAAAATAATCCAAATACCTGAGCTAAATTTCGGAACCGTTTGCGTTGGAGAAGCTGTGTCATTTTCATTGTTTTACTTATCTATTTTAAAGATTCAATTTCCAGATTGGCCAGAATAAATGGACCAACTGCCTTTGTGTCATTGGTTCGGATAAGCTCGCTGATATAATATTCGAACGAACCGTCCCGGTATGGGTCGCCGCCGAGTCCGGCAACTGCGCAGGCGTTGGTGATGTTTACCAAACCCTGCTCATCCACTTCGATAAATTGTTTGAGAATACCGTCGTAGCCTTTTTGGGCAACGCTCCGGTAGCTTTCGTCGATGTATCCGTTGCGCAACGCTTTAAAATAGGCGTAAACATACATCGATGATGCGGAAGATTCCCGGTAATTGCCTTCGCGATCTGGTAAATCGACAATCTGAAACCAAACTCCGGTTCCCGGGTCCTGCACTTTTGCCAGCGCTTCGGCTAAACGTTTGTAAATATTAATGATATCCTGTCGTTTCGGATGATTTTCCGGGATAAAATCGAGCACATCCACCAACGCCATCGCGTACCAGCCCATTGCGCGTCCCCAAAAATGCGGCGAAACGCCCGTTTCCGGATCAGCCCAGCGTTGCTGGCGGCTTTCGTCCCATGCGTGATACAGCAACCCGGTTTTTTCGTCGCGGGTGTGGCTTTCCATCCAGATAAATTGATTGGCGACATCGTCAAACAACGCCGGCTCATCGAACGTTTTGGCAAATTGCGCCAGAAACGGTCCCGCCATATATAGCCCGTCCAGCCACATTTGGTAGGGATAGCGTTTTTTATGCCAAAATCCGCCCTCGTTGGTGCGCGGGTGCTCTCTCATTTGATCGCGCAGCACAAACAGCGCTTTTTTGAATTTCTCATCACCGGTTTTTTCGTACAGCGCAAACAGCGGTTTGCCGGGATTGATGCGGTCGATGTTGTACAGCTCTCTGTCGTAAAGCCAAATGCTGCCATCTTCGCGAACAAATTGATCGTAATATGTTTTCACATAGTTGAAAAATTTGTCATCTCCGGTGGCTTTCCAGACCTCGAGAATAGATTTGAGCACCAAACCCTGGGTGTATTCCCAGCGCGGTTTTTCCTGAAAATCGATCATCCACGGTTCGGGGTTTCGCTGCATCACCGATTCCGCCATCCGTACGGACCATTTTTCCGGTTGTGCTGCTGTTTCCGGTGCTTTTTTCTCAACGCAGCCGGTTGCCAACATTATCAGCGCGAGCGCTATTAACCCATTCAGTGAGAATTTCATTTGCAGATACCCGTTCACGGTTTTTCGATGTCCTGTTCGGTATAATTTCATTTCAATTTGATCAGCGGCGACTGTTGGTTTTCGCCGCTGATCGCTTATTCATCCCAAAAATTCGGATTACTTCATCAAAATCATCTTGCGGGTTTGGCTGCCGTTATCCGTTTTCAGCGTGTAAAAATAAACGCCGGACGGAATATTTGCTGCTTCCCAGGTTGCCCGATAAGTGCCGGGCTGCAATTTGCTGTTTACCAGCGTGGCAATTTTTTGACCGGTAACGTTATAAATATTGAGTTGGGTCAACGAAGTTGTGCCAATGCTGAATTCGATTTTTGTGGAGGGGTTGAACGGATTCGGATAATTTTGCTCCAGTTGGAAATCTTTCGCGATGCCGTTGGGCACGTTTTCGATGCCTACTCTGCCGCCGGCTTCCCACAAATCTTTCAATGCCGGATACCAGTTCAGGTCACCTGCCGGAAATCCGCCGTCTGCGCCGGTGTATGCTTCGGTTGTGTTGGGATATGATACATCCAGCGTATCGTTCATATATTCCCATGAGCGGCGATCGAAATCATCCGTATCGCGATTGAAATTTGCGGTGTTTTTGGTTTTGTTCCCACCGTTGGGATCGCGATACCAATCGGCCATGGCGATCATCACTTCGGGCACGTTGGTAGGCGTGATCAACTCTTTTGTAAACGCGGTTACGGAATCTGCACCCAGTTTTCCGTTGATGTGGTAGGTCAGCGGTGCACCTTCGCCGGTAACGCCGGCGGCTGCATGGCGATTGTAAAAATCCTGAACCGGTGCGGATACGCTGTAATAGTTGCCGCTGATTTCGTAGTTGGTGGAATCATTCGGCACGGTAAAAATCCAGTTCATTCGCGGCAAACCAAAAGCATCGGATTCACCACTTTCGTTGAATTCAGCCTGACGGGATGCGTCTGTGTCGTTTCCGGCAACAAACGAATCGAGGAACAGGTTGTTGGTAATTTTCACATCGTTACCAACCCATCCCAACGCCAATGTGCCGTGATAGGACATGCCGTTTACCAACGTGTTGTGGTCAAAAATGAGCGTTCCGATTGCGCCGGTGCTGCTGCGGTGGCGAATTACACGATCCTGAAAATTCACAAAAGTATTGTTGACCATCACCAGCGAATCGACGGATGTTCCGCGAACATCGATGGCTTTTCCGGCACCAAAATTGGAACGTCCGAGGTCACCCATATTTGAGAATACGCAATCCTGAATGCGGATCAACCGGCAGCTGCCTTCGGTACGGATGTGCTGGCCGCGAGTTTGGGTTAAGATTGAGCCATAAATTTCGAGATCAAATCCGACACCATCCACACGGATCAAACCGGAAGGAATGTTGCCGATTTCGCCAGGAACGGCTTCCACATATCCAACCAAAATGAGGTCTTTTATCCATACATTTCCTGCAACAACGCGGAAAATTTCACCGGGAAAGCTACCGGAGCTGGTGTTGGTAGTCATATAAACGAGCGGACGGGTTCCGGCACCGTCAATGGCACGAATACGAACATCCCATCCGTTGTTGCGGATTGCGGAATTAACCAGATAAGTGCCGTCACGTTCCAGCCAGTACACCCGTTCCAAATCAACGCGATCACCGTTGGCAAGCGTATCGCCAGTGATGATATCGTTTAAATAATTACTGCCAGTAAACGGGGGAATAATCATATCATGCGGGCCCGTTTGGGCAGATAACACAAAGGGTAAACATAATGCAGCAAACAAAATACTCAGACAGCGTAGCTTGATTTTCATCTTAGCCACCTCCTTTTAGTTTAACTGTAAAGATTTATTGCGGTTGGCACACACAAACGATGCACCAACCGGTAAATTTGGAGCTTGTTGTTCAAAGATTGTTAAAGGGTTAACTGAAATCCGAGATCGCCGGAAATACCATAGTGCTGACGATAGTTTTCCAGCGTGAAATTGCGATTAGGGTTTATTACGTTTGAGCCTTCTTTGGTATCGGTCAGGTTATACAAATTCAAATAGAACGAAATCATCGGGTTTAACCGCTGTTTGAGGCTCAGATCCCAGCGAGAAAAAGCGATTCGTTGGCTGAAAGTTGCCGTTGTGCTGTTGGCATCGTTGGTGGTTGAGGAATTGCTGGCAGCCTGATAAAATGTTGAGAGCCGTGCAGAAAAGCCTCTGTAATCATAACCCACCGCAAAATTCCCGATGTAATTGGGTTGTCCGGTCAACTTTACTTTGCTTTCGACGAACTCCCTGCGCGATTGCGGAATGGGAATCGGTCCTATAAAAATAGTGTCTGTTACCAAAATTTGTTGGGGCACATACGTTTCGGTGCGCACAATGGAAACGTTGCCACTTAACACAATATTGCGCAGAAACCTTGGCATTCCCGGCATATAGCGCAAACTGGTTTGCACTTCTGATTCGAAACCCCACACTTTGGTGGGTTTATCGGAATTGTACGGATAGCGCAAATTATAACCGGATGTCACAAATGAATTGGGAATATTATAGTTGATTTCCAAACTATCGAGGAGGTCATACCCTTTAAACTCAAGCCCGTCGATCACTTGAATCATATCTTTAATATCTTTATAAAAAGCGGATACGGAAAACAGACCGTACTTCCCTTCGAAGAACGATGTGTTGACCTCAAAATTCCAGGCTTTTGCGGCTTTCAGATCAGGGTTTCCCAAAATAATGGAATTACCGGAATAAAACGTTCCGGCCTGCCGGGCAATGTAATTTTCCAACCGGTCGTTAAAGTTCGGACGTTGCAATGCGCGATAGGCAGCCAAACGGATTCCCAAAAAACTTAACGGACGATACGTCAGGTGAAAATTCGGCAGCCACACGGTTTCTTTGTGATAGGCGGTTGTATCATTATAAATGCCGGCGGGTACCGGAAAACCGCTCAAGGTTGTCGGGGAATATCGCGAGTTGTAATTGTTATCCTCAAATTCGCCGCGAATACCGGAAATAAGGGTGAATTTCTGTCCGATGTTCAACGTGTTCATCAGATACGCACCGGAAACGCGTTCATCGATATCGTAAAACAGAACATCCGGTTCGCGATTCACATCATATTCATCATTGGTAATAT includes:
- a CDS encoding DUF4861 domain-containing protein; translated protein: MKKLSLLFALLPALFLGCNSESAGTAEIQSAYPGSVNIALENPAAISRQDELIYLDISKIKAAQPTFNPAAFVAFAGKTELPGQAIDADGDGSPEKIAVLADFTANQQQQLTLFFAETSAKMRDYPKRTQAEIAHKFGGSFENRKYIDGEFRNVTSLRVPPEHTDHSYFIRYEGPGWESDKVGYRFYLDWRNATDIFGKTTPEMVLQNVGLDGFDSYHEMSDWGMDILKVGESLGIGSIGMWHDGKAHRVAKTDSLRSDVLANGAIYSQIRTVYSGWEIAGETYNLISDLSITAGSRLTRHDVQISGNPENLCTGIVKHPETRLLNKSVNAGSWGYLATFGKQSLNADNLGMAVLFRQADFLSFESDDHSEVVVLKPKNGKLQYYFLAAWELEPGGIRTESEFMKYLDDLVEKMNQPVTVNF
- a CDS encoding pectin esterase, translating into MKVTTFSYPRVVIFVKNGVYAEKIRISQNYITLRGESRDSTIIRFSQLRSDWDAKTDCIGPAVVNIHGDDVVLDNLTIENSQLEIVSHAFAVYGKGTRTVIVNCNVLSKGADTVSLWEYKNGMYYHANCRFEGAVDFVCPRGWCFIRDSQFYEVKATAALWHAGGYDPGQKLVIRNSDFDGVPGFQLGRHHYDAQFYLLDCRFSENMADQPIFRKIYPEDTLRNNPAYFSDRNYFYNSQKSGESFGWLADNLHTAADSPSPEMITAAWTFAGKWDPENRAPIKVVAAEIRGTSLILTFDEIVSVRGTPVFENAAGKPFRIFQQRFLDINRLTFVSVEAILPDDLAGFMALVSGDIIASTAYITERSIGASFAIPKVEQ
- a CDS encoding T9SS type A sorting domain-containing protein, producing the protein MSRWCAPRTAFVFPDGQVELDRADVAAPLGYRTDGWHTYRITFQNGTSTVYLDEQPVQFLSGATAAANSTNDLRWGDGSDGNTYGFYLDWFIFDTSGVYAPGESIIPDSLFVDEPILSINDDDPSQALPITYALSQNYPNPFNPSTTIAFQMPKSGHATLQIFNMLGQLVATLVDNQLPAGRATAWCSKPGNFHRAFIFTASKPAIFPKRKNDVHEIELT
- a CDS encoding pectate lyase, with translation MLLLIITLFFNNKIIAQNAIPEGFAGENTLGQNGTTGGAGGSIVTVNSTADFLDYIFQTEPFIIQVVDTIELTSMAPFRSNKTVVGVGNKGVITGSGLNMSNVSNIIIRNLLIENSNDDAINIQERSHHIWVDHCDLRSSFDGLLDIKRGSDYITVSWNTFSNHDKTSLIGHDDNNAAQDSGKFHVTYHHNWFNDTVQRHPRVRFSALAHIYNNYYVGNNYGVGSTMDANVLVESNYF
- a CDS encoding pectate lyase: MVCFFSINLDARQLAFPGAEGFGQYTSGGRGGIVLEVTNLNDTGDGSLRKAIESEGCRTIVFRVSGTIELQSALRIVQGNLTIAGQTAPGDGICIRNFPLIIEADNVIVRFLRLRLGDVYRQEEDALTSIFQKNIIIDHCSISWGIDETATVRDNVNSTMQWCIISESLHRSFHKKGDHGYGGIWGGKGATFHHNLIAHNASRNPRFHGSRYHHEPDSEIVDFRNNVIYNWGFNSAYGGEGGQHNLIGNYYKSGPGSIHKNRIVEPWDSTSSWYIAENFVTGYPEVSKNNWAGGVQGKYVDNITIAEKPFNAPKISTETAAEAFEKVLAYAGAIYPKRDPVDQRIIYEVRSGTAGFGDSYGPQTGIIDSQLSVGGWPKLHTAVAPSDQDHDGMADDWEINNHLDPANPADRNEDNNGDGYTNLENYLNSLCE
- a CDS encoding glycoside hydrolase family 28 protein, whose product is MKMTQLLQRKRFRNLAQVFGLFLMWIVAFSFTGCNISKSEPTVGWDKLDYILDQIVPPTFEDNDFLVTEFGATGDSTTDNTEAFRKAIAACNAAGGGRVVVPPGIFMTGAIHLKSNVNLHISKNATVRFTKDPAKYLPLVFTRFEGIECYNYSPFIYAFEAENIAITGSGTLDGQGGTDSWWPWKGQEIYGWLPGTPNGNSTTDELYEMPEKMTPVAERIFGEGKYLRTNFIQPYKCKNILIDSLTIIRSPMWVIHPVLSENVTIQNVKVISHGPNNDGCNPESSRNVLIKNCYFDTGDDCIAIKSGRNADGRRVNMPSENIIVTGCNMKDGHGGVVIGSEMSGDVRNVFIEDCVMDSPNLDRALRIKTNSLRGGVVENVFMRNVTVGEVSDAVVRINFYYGEGDVGKFTPVVRNIFIENVTSKKSKYAFALDGYERSPITNLYLTQCRFDGVEDGNILSHYLNLNLNDVYINGQGQH
- a CDS encoding glycoside hydrolase family 88 protein, which translates into the protein MKFSLNGLIALALIMLATGCVEKKAPETAAQPEKWSVRMAESVMQRNPEPWMIDFQEKPRWEYTQGLVLKSILEVWKATGDDKFFNYVKTYYDQFVREDGSIWLYDRELYNIDRINPGKPLFALYEKTGDEKFKKALFVLRDQMREHPRTNEGGFWHKKRYPYQMWLDGLYMAGPFLAQFAKTFDEPALFDDVANQFIWMESHTRDEKTGLLYHAWDESRQQRWADPETGVSPHFWGRAMGWYAMALVDVLDFIPENHPKRQDIINIYKRLAEALAKVQDPGTGVWFQIVDLPDREGNYRESSASSMYVYAYFKALRNGYIDESYRSVAQKGYDGILKQFIEVDEQGLVNITNACAVAGLGGDPYRDGSFEYYISELIRTNDTKAVGPFILANLEIESLK
- a CDS encoding T9SS type A sorting domain-containing protein, with amino-acid sequence MKIKLRCLSILFAALCLPFVLSAQTGPHDMIIPPFTGSNYLNDIITGDTLANGDRVDLERVYWLERDGTYLVNSAIRNNGWDVRIRAIDGAGTRPLVYMTTNTSSGSFPGEIFRVVAGNVWIKDLILVGYVEAVPGEIGNIPSGLIRVDGVGFDLEIYGSILTQTRGQHIRTEGSCRLIRIQDCVFSNMGDLGRSNFGAGKAIDVRGTSVDSLVMVNNTFVNFQDRVIRHRSSTGAIGTLIFDHNTLVNGMSYHGTLALGWVGNDVKITNNLFLDSFVAGNDTDASRQAEFNESGESDAFGLPRMNWIFTVPNDSTNYEISGNYYSVSAPVQDFYNRHAAAGVTGEGAPLTYHINGKLGADSVTAFTKELITPTNVPEVMIAMADWYRDPNGGNKTKNTANFNRDTDDFDRRSWEYMNDTLDVSYPNTTEAYTGADGGFPAGDLNWYPALKDLWEAGGRVGIENVPNGIAKDFQLEQNYPNPFNPSTKIEFSIGTTSLTQLNIYNVTGQKIATLVNSKLQPGTYRATWEAANIPSGVYFYTLKTDNGSQTRKMILMK